The DNA sequence ATGGCAAGACACAGCGCGGTGGCTTCGGCGTCGGCGTGGTCGTGGGGCTGCTGGTCGGCCTCGTGCTGGCGCTGGGTGTGGCGCTCTATGTGACCAAGGCGCCGATTCCCTTCATGGACAAGGTGCCCCAGCGCACCGCCGAGCAGGACGCGGCCGAGATCGAGAAGAACAGGCACTGGGACCCGAACTCGCCGTTGCACGGCAAGAACCCGGCCAGGCCCGCCCCCGGTCCGGCGCGCACCGACAGCGGCAACGGCACTGCGGCCGCAGCCCAGGAGCGTGTGGCCAGTGCCGTCGCGAATGCGGCCGCTGCCGTGGTTCCGGCGCCCAGTGCAGCGGCTGCGCGCGCATCGGCGACAGCCGCCACGGCGGCGAGTGCGTCAGCCAGACCGGGGGCTGACGCGTTCGTGTATTTCGTGCAGGTCGGGGCGTACGTCAGCACCGACGACGCCGAGCAGCAGCGCGCCAAGCTGGCGATGGGGGGCCTGAAAGCCCGCATCACCGAACGCGAGCAGGCCGGGCGCCTGATGTACCGTGTGCGCCTGGGGCCATTCGAGACGCGTGAGGATGCAGAGCGGATGCGCGACCAGACGACGGCGTCCGGTTATGGCGAAGCGGCGCTGGTGCGCGTGCCGCGTTGAACCTTGCTGCACGGACCCACTCTGATCCGCCGTGATCATCGAAAGGAAACATTGCATGAAGCGTCGTGAGTTTGTCGTGGGCAGCACTGCCGCCCTCGCGCTGTCCGGGGCCAGCCCCCTCGTCTCGGCCCAGGGTGCGTTCCAGGAAGGCAAGCACTTCGTCCGCCTGTCCACCGCGGTTCCGGTCTCGGCGCCTGCGGGCAAGATCGAGGTGATCGAGTTCTTCTGGTATGGCTGCCCGCACTGCAACGCCTTCGAGCCGACGCTGGAAGCCTGGATCAGGAAGCTGCCTGCCGATGTGGCCTTCAAGCGCATGCACGTGGGGTTCCGGCCCAACTTCGAGCCGCAGCAGCGCTTCTACGCGACGCTGGAGGCGCTCGGGCTGGTCGAGCAGATCCACCGCAAGGTCTTCTACGCGATCCACCAGCAGGGCCAGAAACTCGACAAGCCCGAGGCGCTGATCGAGTTCGCGGTGCAGAACGGGGCCGACCGGGCCAAGTTCACCGAGATGTACAACTCCTTCGGCATGCAGAGCAAGGTCCGCCAGAGCAAGCTGCTCTCCGAGGCCTACAAGATCGATGGCGTGCCGGCGCTCGGCATCCATGGCCGTTATTACACCTCCCCTTCGCTCGCTGGCGGTGACAACACGCCCGAGCTCGAAGGACAGGTCCGCGCACTGGCGCTGACGGACCAGCTCATCGCCCGCTCGCGCAAAGGCGTCTGATCGCGCCTGAAGAATTCCCCGCACCGCGCCATGCCCCGGGCCCGCGACAGAAGATGTCGCGGGCCCGGTCGCTTCTGGCTAGAATCAATGCAATTTCCATGCCTTGACCCCAGGGCTTTCCGGGGACCGTGTTCCATGCTGCCTGCCGTTTCCGTGCTGTTGTCCCGACATTCCGCCCTGCTGCTGGCTGCCCTGCTGGCGGTGTCCGGCCTGCCGGTGCGTGCGGAGAAGGCCGACAGCGAGCAGGCGCTTGCGTTTGACGCGGGGCGCATGGTGCTGGACGGCAAGCGCAAGATCCGCACGCTCAGTGGCGGCGTCGAGATCACCCGCGGCACGCTGGTGCTCAAGGCTGCGCAGATCGAGCTGAGGGAAACCGCCCAGGGCCAGTTCGCCACGGCGACCGGTGCCGACGGCCAGCTCGCCACCTTCCGCCAGAAGCGCGAAGGGCTGGACGAGGTCGTCGAAGGCCAGGCCCGGCGCATCGAGTACGACACCGTCACCGAGACCGTGCGCTTCATCGACCAGGCGCAGGTGCGGGTGCTGCGCGGCGGGGCGCCGGCGGACCAGGTCACCGGCCAGACCATCGTCTACAACCATGCCCGCGACGTGTTCGAGGTGCAGGGCGGTGGTGCGGCTGGCGCGGCCGCGACGGCAGCGGGT is a window from the Sphaerotilus montanus genome containing:
- a CDS encoding thiol:disulfide interchange protein DsbA/DsbL; translated protein: MKRREFVVGSTAALALSGASPLVSAQGAFQEGKHFVRLSTAVPVSAPAGKIEVIEFFWYGCPHCNAFEPTLEAWIRKLPADVAFKRMHVGFRPNFEPQQRFYATLEALGLVEQIHRKVFYAIHQQGQKLDKPEALIEFAVQNGADRAKFTEMYNSFGMQSKVRQSKLLSEAYKIDGVPALGIHGRYYTSPSLAGGDNTPELEGQVRALALTDQLIARSRKGV
- the lptA gene encoding lipopolysaccharide transport periplasmic protein LptA; this encodes MLPAVSVLLSRHSALLLAALLAVSGLPVRAEKADSEQALAFDAGRMVLDGKRKIRTLSGGVEITRGTLVLKAAQIELRETAQGQFATATGADGQLATFRQKREGLDEVVEGQARRIEYDTVTETVRFIDQAQVRVLRGGAPADQVTGQTIVYNHARDVFEVQGGGAAGAAATAAGGGRVKGVVTPRKSASPAPEAASPEVPR
- a CDS encoding SPOR domain-containing protein — translated: MASNGKTQRGGFGVGVVVGLLVGLVLALGVALYVTKAPIPFMDKVPQRTAEQDAAEIEKNRHWDPNSPLHGKNPARPAPGPARTDSGNGTAAAAQERVASAVANAAAAVVPAPSAAAARASATAATAASASARPGADAFVYFVQVGAYVSTDDAEQQRAKLAMGGLKARITEREQAGRLMYRVRLGPFETREDAERMRDQTTASGYGEAALVRVPR